One window of Plasmodium falciparum 3D7 genome assembly, chromosome: 7 genomic DNA carries:
- a CDS encoding eukaryotic translation initiation factor 3 subunit I, putative: MKRKYLSGHNRPLTHVNTNYDGDLLFTTGRDKKFILWRVSDGTQIGLYECSGAVYNSDVTYDSKRIVCSSAANKVYLFDVYTGEPLKIIEENGPVRFVEFNKDPLNQDKIVVAHDRLKSDHKRSIKLYDLKSDNLIWKQDHESRCIQVRWCFFDKLILSAHENGEIVVWNAEDGHLIRKFQAHSKEVTNLSFDKDRMLMLSSSLDGTAKLRDGVNFEIINEYKTDRPLNTCDISPLFKNENNPKNHIILAGGQAAEHVTTTASGEGKFQTLLYDIIHSNELGSIKGHFGPVHSIKFLPHGDGFVSGGEDGFARIYHFDNDYFIGKYD, encoded by the exons atgaagaggaAATATTTGTCAGGACATAATCGTCCCTTAACACATGTAAATACAAATTATGATGGTGATTTGCTATTTACAACAGGAAGG GATAAAAAGTTCATATTATGGAGAGTTTCAGACGGGACACAAATAG gATTATATGAATGTAGTGGGGCTGTGTATAACTCAGATGTGACATATGATAGCAAGAGAATTGTGTGTTCGTCTGCTGCAAACAaggtttatttatttgatgtATATACAGGAGAacctttaaaaataattgaaGAAAATGGTCCGGTGAGATTTGTCGAATTTAATAAGGATCCATTAAATCAGGATAAAATAGTGGTAGCTCATGATAGATTAAAATCAGATCATAAAAGATCgattaaattatatgatttaaaaaGTGACAATTTAATATGGAAGCAGGATCATGAGAGTAGATGTATACAAGTTCGATGGTGTTTTTTTGATAAACTTATATTATCAGCACATGAAAATGGGGAGATAGTTGTATGGAATGCAGAAGATGGACATTTGATTCGAAAATTCCAAGCACATTCAAAAGAAGTTACAAATTTATCATTTGACAAAGATAGAATGTTAATGTTAAGTTCATCATTAGATGGAACGGCAAAATTAAGAGATGGTGTGAATTTTGaaattataaatgaatataaaacaGACAGACCATTAAATACATGTGATATTTCACCTCTTttcaaaaatgaaaataatccAAAAAATCATATTATCCTTGCTGGAGGACAAGCAGCTGAACATGTCACAACAACTGCTTCAGGAGAAGGAAAATTTCAAACACTTCTTTATGATATTATACATTCAAATGAATTAGGAAGTATAAAAGGACATTTCGGACCAGTTCATTCAATCAAATTTTTACCTCATGGTGATGGTTTTGTATCAGGAGGAGAAGATGGTTTTGCAAGAATTTATCATTTTGACAATGATTATTTTATAGGAAAATatgattaa
- a CDS encoding drug/metabolite transporter DMT2, which yields MKNEIIFCTTFILFLISYCFQPLLIDIIKYNGCGNSSTFIFLIPHYLSMIVVGFLPKKQKLMECQWMKIFFVSLLDVVNQVLKKIGLIYAGSSLYIIIDSCTLIFTAMWRKLLLNKKINHIQLLGILLITFGIAIKSNNLKIEINKEEIIGIVLIFLSNILMGLTFVLNEKYMHQMEGQNIVCLMGLFCFGFIFIWTLIWTIPNFEHLIINNIKKKQGNIQTIGLSFFFLFLFNFITSSTLWYIMKISGSLSIGILKGLKVAIIFLFSHIFFCKYDPKQCLTFHSSLSVFFCILGVLIYSYNEYLLLVTSKFYLPKKAKLML from the coding sequence atgaaaaatgaaattatattttgtacgACATTCATACTATTTTTGATCAGTTATTGTTTTCAACCTCTTTTAATTgacattataaaatataatgggTGTGGTAATTCAAGTacgtttatttttttaattccaCATTATTTATCAATGATTGTTGTAGGTTTTCTTCCTAAGAAACAGAAATTAATGGAATGCCAATGGATGAAAATATTCTTTGTTTCTTTATTAGATGTAGTTAATCAAgtactaaaaaaaataggaTTAATATATGCTGGTTcgtcattatatattattatagacAGCTGTACTTTAATATTTACAGCTATGTGGAGAAaacttttattaaataaaaaaatcaatCATATTCAATTATTAggaattttattaattaccTTTGGTATTGCCATAAaatcaaataatttaaagattgaaattaataaagaagaaattatTGGTATTGTCCTTATATTTCTtagtaatattttaatgGGATTAACATTtgtattaaatgaaaaatatatgcatCAAATGGAAGGACAAAATATTGTCTGTTTAATGGGACTCTTCTGTTTcggatttatttttatatggacACTTATATGGACCATACCAAATTTCGaacatttaattataaataatataaaaaaaaaacaagggAATATACAAACTATTGGacttagttttttttttcttttcttattcAATTTTATTACTTCCTCTACCTTGTggtatattatgaaaattagTGGCTCCTTGTCTATAGGTATTTTGAAAGGACTCAAAGTAgctatcatttttttattcagtcatatttttttttgtaaatatgaTCCAAAACAATGTTTAACTTTTCATTCCTCCTTATcagtttttttttgtattctaGGAGTcctaatatattcttataacgAATACCTTTTGTTAGTCACCAGCAAGTTTTATTTACCCAAAAAAGCAAAATtgatgttataa